A window of the Macaca nemestrina isolate mMacNem1 chromosome X, mMacNem.hap1, whole genome shotgun sequence genome harbors these coding sequences:
- the LOC105499706 gene encoding aspartic and glutamic acid-rich protein-like — protein MSASEKRDLAQHSQSGACDGAALDPGFIGSALVPEEWVAEVEAEVAAEDFQEAVDAVLEEEEDEAWDPIDNWFFQLVEEEEELGEEEELGEEEDEVEEEFEEETEEEEFEEEEGEEEKEEEGVEEDYEEEEQDEDKEEDEEEAEDEDKEEKEKDSKEDTEIACGACSAEHRVWDTATEYKLEYFCGESLPMSVLFFSKEATEYKYENSDEEAQEAGGKKEREEDENEELEEGLEKDPDSAEDSTFKKSSLEAEKEIDGEIRN, from the exons ATGTCTGCCTCTGAGAAGCGAGACCTGGCTCAACATAGCCAGAGTGGAGCTTGTGACGGGGCAGCCCTGGACCCTGGATTCATTGGGAGTGCCTTGGTGCCTGAAGAATGGGTGGCTGAAGTCGAGGCAGAGGTGGCCGCTGAGGATTTCCAGGAGGCAGTAGATGCCGttttggaggaggaggaagatgaggccTGGGACCCCATTGATAACTGGTTTTTTCAGCTtgtagaagaggaggaggagctgggagaggaggaggagctaggagaggaggaggatgaggtggaagaAGAATTTGAGGAGGAAACGGAGGAGGAGGaatttgaggaggaggagggtgaagaagagaaggaagaagaaggagtgGAGGAGGACTATGAAGAAGAGGAACAGGATGAAGACAaagaggaggacgaggaggaggctgaggatgaggacaaggaggagaaggaaaaggacagCAAAGAGGATACAGAAATTGCTTGTGGCGCCT GTTCTGCTGAGCATAGAGTATGGGATACAGCTACTGAGTATAAACTGGAGTACTTTTGTGGAGAAAGTCTCCCAATGTCTGTATTATTCTTCTCTAAAGAAGCAACTGAATATAAGTATGAAAATTCTGATGAAGAGGCTCAAGAAGCTGGAggcaagaaggagagagaagaggatgaAAATGAAGAACTGGAAGAAGGACTAGAAAAGGATCCGGACTCAGCAGAGGACAGCACCTTCAAAAAATCCAG CTTGGAGGCGGAGAAAGAAATAGATggagaaataagaaattaa